In a single window of the Pirellulales bacterium genome:
- the recO gene encoding DNA repair protein RecO → MSAEKTLALVLRVVEFSESSSVVTLFTRDFGKIRGLAKGARRPKGPFESALDLLSLCRLVFLRKSSEALDLLTEAKLERRFRPANHDLSNLYAGYYVAELLNELTDDSDPQPDLFDAADETLVALAQRIGPVDGVVLRWEMTALRILGHQPALANCAECGRLIAATSRVSFGQLAGGVLCTTCRPGKRQIVSVSAAALTALQKLADPQNDGGQNQPLERAIAGELRGLMNQYMCNLLGKKLRMHSYLATKAT, encoded by the coding sequence ATGTCTGCGGAAAAGACGCTCGCGCTGGTATTACGGGTGGTTGAGTTCAGCGAATCCAGCAGCGTAGTTACGCTATTTACCCGCGATTTCGGCAAGATACGCGGGCTGGCCAAGGGAGCCCGACGGCCCAAGGGTCCGTTCGAGTCTGCCCTTGACCTGCTGTCGTTGTGTCGGCTAGTCTTCCTCCGCAAATCGTCCGAAGCCCTCGATTTGCTGACCGAAGCCAAGCTTGAGCGGCGCTTTCGGCCGGCGAATCACGACCTGTCAAATCTGTATGCGGGCTACTACGTCGCTGAATTGCTGAACGAACTCACCGACGATTCTGATCCACAACCCGATCTCTTTGATGCCGCTGACGAAACACTCGTCGCGCTGGCGCAAAGGATTGGGCCCGTGGATGGTGTCGTTTTGCGGTGGGAAATGACGGCGCTACGAATCCTGGGTCACCAACCTGCGCTGGCGAATTGCGCAGAGTGCGGCCGACTGATCGCAGCCACGTCGCGTGTGTCGTTTGGTCAATTGGCGGGAGGAGTGTTATGCACGACGTGCCGACCTGGTAAGAGACAAATTGTTTCCGTCAGCGCGGCGGCACTGACGGCGCTGCAGAAATTGGCGGACCCTCAGAACGACGGCGGGCAAAACCAGCCGCTCGAGCGTGCGATCGCTGGCGAGCTGCGCGGCCTGATGAATCAATACATGTGCAACCTGTTGGGAAAAAAACTGCGCATGCACAGTTACCTGGCGACGAAGGCGACTTAG
- a CDS encoding hemolysin family protein, with protein sequence MTSGTTILWAVASLLVGGSAATGARSLRGLSRPELDEACRRRKCEPLAREIMLGQHRVALGAECLLLICQAIFVSALAMILFSWPALAESSRWTQFAAVAISAGLLLVIADAWIPATVARVWGTTFVIATWPLWRSVSHVLAPLVIAAQQIERLTLKAAGRRPTTHSDQTLEGDARALLADGHRDGLLEEDAREMIEGVIQLGDAEVAQVMTPRTYMLSMRASLSLEEAVRFAISSGHTRIPVFDKNRDDIIGILHMKDLLPELMKSPESRAANVVELLRPAAFVPESKRLDELLQEFQQNRNHMAVVLDEFGGVSGVVTIEDVLEEIVGEIVDEYDEDDLEVIKSIDDRTAEALARVRIDEVNERLGTHLPDDGDFDTIGGFVFSHLGHIPAVGETITVDDVRLTVIDVTRRRIERVRIEVLDPSRA encoded by the coding sequence GTGACCTCTGGCACCACAATCTTGTGGGCCGTCGCCAGCCTGTTGGTCGGCGGCTCTGCTGCGACCGGCGCGCGTTCGCTGCGCGGCTTATCGCGCCCCGAATTGGACGAAGCCTGCCGTCGACGAAAATGCGAGCCTCTGGCGCGAGAGATCATGCTCGGGCAGCATCGGGTGGCGCTGGGGGCCGAATGTCTGCTGTTGATCTGTCAGGCGATATTCGTTTCTGCCCTGGCCATGATTTTGTTCAGTTGGCCGGCGTTGGCTGAAAGCAGCCGATGGACACAGTTCGCGGCAGTGGCAATTTCGGCCGGGCTGCTGCTCGTCATCGCAGACGCCTGGATCCCGGCGACCGTGGCGCGGGTTTGGGGAACTACGTTTGTCATTGCGACTTGGCCCCTGTGGCGCTCAGTGAGCCACGTGCTGGCTCCGTTGGTCATCGCGGCGCAGCAGATCGAGCGACTGACGCTGAAGGCTGCAGGTCGCCGACCCACAACACACTCGGATCAAACGCTCGAAGGGGACGCCCGCGCGCTGTTGGCCGATGGCCATCGCGATGGCTTGCTGGAAGAAGACGCGCGGGAAATGATCGAGGGAGTCATCCAATTGGGCGATGCCGAAGTGGCCCAGGTAATGACCCCACGAACGTACATGCTTTCGATGCGAGCGAGCTTGTCGCTGGAAGAGGCTGTCAGGTTCGCGATTTCTTCCGGTCATACGCGGATTCCGGTGTTCGACAAGAATCGGGACGACATCATCGGCATCCTGCACATGAAGGACCTTTTGCCGGAGTTGATGAAGTCGCCGGAAAGCCGCGCGGCAAATGTCGTGGAGCTGTTGCGGCCGGCGGCATTCGTGCCCGAGTCCAAGCGGCTGGACGAATTGCTGCAAGAGTTCCAGCAGAACCGCAACCATATGGCGGTGGTCCTCGACGAGTTCGGGGGCGTATCGGGCGTGGTCACGATCGAAGACGTCCTGGAAGAAATTGTCGGCGAAATCGTCGACGAGTACGACGAGGACGACTTGGAAGTCATCAAAAGCATCGACGACCGCACGGCCGAGGCGCTCGCCCGCGTACGCATCGACGAAGTCAACGAACGGCTAGGGACTCACCTGCCAGACGATGGCGACTTTGACACCATCGGCGGCTTCGTCTTCAGCCATCTTGGTCATATCCCCGCCGTGGGTGAGACGATCACCGTTGATGACGTTCGCTTGACCGTCATCGACGTGACTCGCCGGCGAATCGAACGTGTGCGGATCGAAGTGCTCGATCCCTCCAGAGCGTGA
- the ybeY gene encoding rRNA maturation RNase YbeY, producing the protein MIHIDVTDEQTRVPIDEERLRTAIAAVVGSGSRQRATISLAVVDNATIHTLNRRYLDHDYPTDVLSFVLEDDQESLGGEIIVSGDMAADTAPQYGWSAEDELLLYVIHGSLHLIGYDDHTATDAARMRMEETRYLALFGLSHPVRDSAPPAADTCGKMPQPLAEGCLP; encoded by the coding sequence GTGATTCACATCGACGTCACCGACGAGCAGACCCGCGTGCCGATTGACGAGGAGCGCTTGCGAACGGCGATTGCCGCCGTCGTCGGTTCCGGCAGCCGGCAGCGCGCCACGATAAGCCTCGCCGTGGTCGATAACGCCACGATCCATACCTTGAACCGCCGCTACCTGGACCACGACTATCCGACGGACGTTCTCAGCTTCGTACTCGAAGACGACCAGGAGAGCCTCGGCGGCGAGATTATCGTCAGCGGCGACATGGCGGCCGACACGGCACCGCAGTATGGCTGGTCGGCCGAGGATGAACTGCTGCTCTACGTCATTCACGGGTCGCTGCACTTAATCGGCTACGACGACCACACGGCGACCGACGCCGCCCGCATGCGCATGGAAGAGACTCGCTATCTGGCCCTGTTCGGTCTGAGTCACCCGGTGCGCGACTCCGCGCCGCCGGCCGCCGACACATGCGGGAAGATGCCGCAACCGCTCGCGGAAGGATGCCTCCCGTGA